The genomic region cagcatgttgagttctgtggcagaggaatagacaaccctactaacatctttttctgaggcagactaTAACAGTTTCCAATTCCATCATCAGTCATGGGGCTTCCTTCTACTGAAAAATGGCTCTTCTTAAACATGGATTTCAGGTGACAATTGGCAATTGAAAAAGGTAGTCCTTTTCAGTATCCCATAAACGAGcttgaaaacacattgttttgttGCACAGCTTAGCCCACCAGATTTTGGAAACCTCCCTTGTCTTTTGCAGGTACCTCGCCATCGTTCACCCCTTGAAACCCCGGATGAACTACCAGACAGCTACCATTCTGATCGCCTTGGTCTGGATCATTTCCCTCCTCGTCGCCATCCCATCGGCGTATTTTGCAACCGAAACGGTGCTCTTCATGGTCCAAAACCAAAAGAAAATTTTCTGCGGGCAAATCTGGCCAGTAGACCAGCAAGTTTATTACAAATCCTACTTCCTTTTCATATTCGGGATCGAGTTCGTGGGACCCGTGATCACCATGACACTGTGCTACGCCAGGATCTCCCGGGAGCTTTGGTTCAAAACCGTGCCCGGCTTCCAGACAGAACAAATCAGGAAGAGGCTCCGTTGCAGAAGGAAGACAGTTTTGGTGCTCATGTGCATCCTGACCGCCTATGTCCTCTGTTGGGCGCCTTTCTACGGGTTCACAATTGTCCGCGACTTTTTCCCCACCGTGTTTGTGAAGGAGAAGCACTACCTGACCGCGTTCTACATTGTTGAGTGCATCGCTATGACAAACAGCATGATCAACACCATGTGCTTTGTCACAGTGAAGAACAACACCATGAGGTACTTCAAGAAGATCATGTTGCTCCGGTGGAGGTCCACCTACCATGGGGCCAGATCGAGCACAGAGATGGACATCAAGACGAGTGCCATGCCTGTCACGGAGGTGGTGGATTGCATTAGACTGAAGTAAGCTCTTGGTGGTGGACACATTGTGGCCAAGATTCCCTGTGGCATCTCATGTCATGAGCAACTCTCCATGCGCACTTTTGTATGTGTGAATACAGAGAATAGCTGCAGAGTATTTTCAAATGCTCCAATGGGCATTTACCCTGATTCCTCCATTTGTGTTATTCTTCTGTTCTCCCTGGCATTCAAAACACTTACCCTTGGAGTTATGGAATATGGAAATTAGCAGTGGCATGggattctgttttctttctcatgAAAATTAGGGGGAAATCTCCCTGTTTCTTATCTGTATGGAGGTTAATGGCTTGCCACGTCACTGAGAAGATAGAAGGTGGCGAACCGGCTAAGATCAACAAGCTGTTTCATGACTCAACGGACTTCAAAAGTTCTCGTCACCTTATCGGAACAAGTTCATGCAACTCCCAACATTGGAAACTACTTCCTCCAGTAATCTCCTTTTTGATGGACATAAGTTTGGGAACCAAACTGGCTTTCCATAAAAATTAATTGCTCATCCActatcaccccctcccccccccagttaaGTAATACTGTGTCATTTATTGGTTAAAGTGTTGAACTAGAGTAGGGGTGGTCCCCATGTGGCAGggattggtgggaattgtagcccatgaacatctggagcactataggttgcccccccccccagactagGGTCTGGCAGATCTGGGTTGGAATTTCTGTGAAAACTTTGCGGGTTGACCTAGAACTTGccacacaccctcagcctaacctacctcgcagggttgttgtgaggataaaacctAAGAAGGGACCCCATCTAATCTGGAcgtccactgggaagaaaggcagggtataaatgacgTACAGAAATTAATCATATTCCTTTGCTACCAACCTCTTGCAACACGGTGTTTATGCGTTATGGACTTTCTAGTGAGATGTTATTTTACTTGTACCAAAAGCTTACAAAATGGAATGGCTAGACTTTGAAGCATCCCAGTCTACGGAGTTCTCTAGGTTTTCAGAGATGAATGTAATGTtgtttctacatttttttaaaaaaaagtagactCCACAGTCTGTAGATTAGACTGTTCATCACTCTAGCATTCATCCATGCCCATATTCATTATCCAGCTGGTGGGATATGCCTATAGCTGAATCTAGTTAAGGGGATTATATTTGAGGAAAGGCAGCAGGTGTGCAAGCAAGCCCAGCCACAATCTGGTTTATGTCTGTTCTGGCTTCATGCTGAGTTGATGCGATGCctgaattcccttcatctactgcTGATAAGGATTCTCCATATCTAAAGCAGAGACATTCTCCTAGCCCTGCTCCATAAGATTCATTAGCATCTCTAAGAGCTGATATAAGCAAAATGTGCGCCCTGTccgggaggggccgtggctcagtggtagagcatctgccttgcatgcggaaggtcccatgttcaatccctgggatctccagttacaaagagatagaaaaagtgcagagaagggcaacgaggatgattgagggactggagcaccttccttatgaggagaggctgcagcatttgggactctttagtttgaagaggagacggctgagggggggatatgattgaagtctacaaaattatgcatggggtagaaaatgttgacagagaaatttttctctcttacaatactagaaccagggggcattcattgaaaatgctggggggaagaattaggactaatgaaaggaaacacttcttcacacaacgtgtgattggtgtttggaatatgctgccacaggaggtggtgatggccactaacctggatagctttaaaaagggcttggacagatttatggaggagaagtcgatctatggctaccaatcttgatcctccttgatctgagacaccctgcaaatgccttagcagaccaggtgctcgggagcagcagcagcagaaggccattgctttcacctcctgcacgtgagctcccaaaggcacctggtgggccactgcgagtagcagagtgctggactagatggactctggtctgatccagcaggctagttcttatgttcttatgttcaaaaggCCCAGGTGATGTGGAAAACCTCTACCACTGAGACCAACATTCCCTTTAAGCCATGCCGCCATGCAGACATCGTATTGGTGCCGCGCAGCTTGGGCagccagccagcagagggagctcttGTGCAgatcagttctgcacagcaacaGGGAG from Sphaerodactylus townsendi isolate TG3544 linkage group LG01, MPM_Stown_v2.3, whole genome shotgun sequence harbors:
- the PROKR1 gene encoding prokineticin receptor 1, whose amino-acid sequence is MRRDRDSLLLQDGHHRLNATSTSTNFAAIYSLYNGDLSPPHNFTLPFNFSYSDYDLPLDEEDDVTKTRTFFAARIVIGVALVGIMLVCGIGNFVFIAALARYKKLRNLTNLLIANLAISDFIVAIVCCPFEMDYYVVRQLSWEHGHVLCASVNYLRTVSLYVSTNALLAIAVDRYLAIVHPLKPRMNYQTATILIALVWIISLLVAIPSAYFATETVLFMVQNQKKIFCGQIWPVDQQVYYKSYFLFIFGIEFVGPVITMTLCYARISRELWFKTVPGFQTEQIRKRLRCRRKTVLVLMCILTAYVLCWAPFYGFTIVRDFFPTVFVKEKHYLTAFYIVECIAMTNSMINTMCFVTVKNNTMRYFKKIMLLRWRSTYHGARSSTEMDIKTSAMPVTEVVDCIRLK